A single region of the Nisaea sediminum genome encodes:
- a CDS encoding flagellar basal body-associated FliL family protein, which yields MAEEGEVVEDGGGEEDGGSRKLSPKKIILFVLLPLLLLIGAGAGGALMLGMLGGDEPPPEQTADGEHAPQPEAPQPSAQAIFFEVPDLIVNLNTSGRKTAFLKIKIALEVSNPADVDVVNENLPRIVDNFQVYLRELRVDDLQGSAGMYRLREELLRRVNLAVRPARVKDVLFKEMLVQ from the coding sequence ATGGCCGAAGAAGGCGAAGTCGTCGAGGATGGCGGTGGCGAAGAAGATGGCGGCAGCAGGAAGCTAAGCCCGAAAAAGATCATTCTGTTCGTGCTTCTGCCGTTGCTGCTTCTGATTGGCGCCGGTGCCGGCGGTGCGCTGATGCTGGGAATGCTGGGGGGGGATGAACCGCCGCCGGAGCAGACCGCTGACGGCGAGCACGCGCCTCAGCCGGAAGCGCCTCAGCCGTCCGCCCAGGCGATTTTCTTCGAAGTGCCGGACTTGATTGTCAATCTCAATACGAGCGGGCGAAAGACGGCGTTTCTGAAGATCAAGATCGCGCTTGAAGTCAGCAATCCGGCGGATGTCGATGTGGTGAACGAGAACCTGCCGCGTATCGTCGACAATTTTCAGGTATATTTGCGCGAGCTCCGGGTCGACGACCTGCAGGGATCTGCCGGCATGTACCGGTTGCGTGAAGAATTGCTCAGGCGCGTGAACCTGGCGGTGCGCCCTGCGCGGGTGAAGGACGTGCTGTTCAAGGAAATGCTGGTTCAGTGA
- the fliM gene encoding flagellar motor switch protein FliM, whose product MADDDLAAEWEAMSDDDDDEVGGGGTGARVLNQDEIDSLLGFDEGAGGDGDTSGIQAIVNSALVSYERLPMLEVVFDRLVRMMSTSLRNFTSDNVEVSLDNITSIRFGDYLNSIPLPAMLSVFKAEEWDNYGLLVVDSALIYSIVDVLLGGRRGTAAMRIEGRPYTTIERNLVERMVTVVLSDLSAAFDPLSPVTFRFDRLETNPRFATIARPANAAVLARLRIDMEDRGGRLELMLPYATLEPVRELLLQMFMGEKFGRDSIWETHLANELWATDIELEAVLDQVVLSLNDVLNWKPGTRLLLNASPKSTIDMRCGDVPLFVGGMGQRNGHIAVKIKQKLRKM is encoded by the coding sequence ATGGCCGATGACGATCTTGCTGCCGAATGGGAGGCAATGTCCGATGACGACGACGACGAAGTCGGCGGAGGCGGTACCGGCGCCCGGGTTCTAAACCAGGACGAAATCGACTCTCTCCTCGGCTTCGACGAAGGTGCCGGTGGCGACGGCGACACGTCCGGCATCCAGGCGATCGTCAACTCGGCGCTGGTTTCCTACGAACGTCTGCCGATGCTCGAGGTCGTCTTCGACCGTCTCGTGCGCATGATGTCGACCAGCCTGCGCAACTTCACCTCGGACAACGTCGAGGTCTCGCTCGACAACATCACCTCGATCCGTTTCGGCGACTATCTGAACTCCATTCCGTTGCCGGCGATGCTGAGCGTGTTCAAGGCGGAGGAATGGGACAACTACGGCCTTCTGGTCGTCGACTCGGCGCTGATCTATTCCATCGTCGACGTGCTGCTCGGCGGACGCCGCGGTACCGCGGCGATGCGTATCGAAGGCCGGCCCTACACGACGATCGAACGCAACCTGGTCGAACGCATGGTCACCGTCGTGCTGAGTGATCTGTCCGCCGCTTTCGATCCTCTGAGCCCGGTCACCTTCCGCTTCGACCGTCTCGAGACCAACCCGCGCTTCGCGACCATCGCGCGGCCGGCGAACGCGGCCGTTCTCGCGCGTCTCAGGATCGATATGGAAGACCGCGGCGGCCGGCTCGAATTGATGCTGCCTTACGCGACGCTGGAGCCGGTGCGCGAGCTGCTGCTGCAGATGTTCATGGGGGAGAAGTTCGGTCGCGACTCGATCTGGGAAACCCACCTTGCGAACGAACTCTGGGCGACGGATATCGAACTTGAGGCCGTGCTCGATCAGGTCGTGCTTTCCCTGAACGACGTGCTCAACTGGAAGCCGGGAACCAGGCTGCTGCTCAATGCCAGCCCGAAATCGACGATCGATATGCGCTGCGGAGACGTTCCGCTCTTCGTCGGAGGAATGGGGCAGCGCAACGGCCATATTGCAGTTAAGATCAAACAGAAACTGCGGAAGATGTAG
- a CDS encoding DUF6468 domain-containing protein, with protein sequence MMNTVLPLVLDGLLVVLLLATIIYAMILDRKLNRLRGNHDEMEVFVDKLNVACARAEAATAGLRSAGENGKSVFRDAASKAEALRDELAFLVERADIVAGRLANASEGTSVVQPKAGVAAAGPRPDPAKKPAAKRTAAPVRRGPEPSRAASSGRGESASDHSGSGPRSEAEEELLKALRNAR encoded by the coding sequence ATGATGAACACGGTCCTGCCTCTGGTACTGGACGGCCTGTTGGTCGTGCTGCTCCTTGCGACGATCATCTACGCGATGATCCTGGACCGGAAACTGAACCGGTTGCGCGGCAATCACGACGAGATGGAAGTTTTCGTCGATAAGCTGAATGTGGCCTGTGCCCGCGCCGAGGCGGCGACTGCGGGACTGCGCAGCGCCGGCGAGAACGGCAAGTCGGTTTTCCGGGACGCGGCCTCGAAGGCGGAAGCCTTGCGTGACGAACTTGCCTTTTTGGTCGAGCGTGCCGATATCGTAGCCGGGCGCCTTGCGAATGCGAGTGAAGGTACGTCGGTCGTGCAGCCAAAGGCTGGCGTCGCCGCCGCGGGTCCGAGGCCGGACCCGGCCAAGAAACCGGCGGCGAAGCGGACTGCCGCACCGGTGCGGCGCGGTCCGGAACCGTCCCGCGCAGCCTCCTCCGGACGAGGTGAGTCCGCTTCGGATCATTCCGGGTCGGGCCCCCGATCGGAAGCTGAGGAAGAACTGCTTAAAGCACTGAGGAATGCACGCTGA